One Streptomyces mobaraensis NBRC 13819 = DSM 40847 DNA segment encodes these proteins:
- a CDS encoding GMC family oxidoreductase: MPPAVEKITADYVVVGGGTAGSVIASRLVEDPGTSVVVIEGGPTDIDRPDVLTLRRWLGLLGGDLDYDYPTVEQPRGNSHIRHSRARVLGGCSSHNTLISFKPLPGDWDEWAAAGAEGWDWASMDPYFERLRNNIVPVDEKDRNAIARDFVEAAQRAAGVPRVEGFNKKPFHEGVGFFDLAYHPENNKRSSASVAYLHPHIEAGDRPNLRILLETWAHKLELDGTRATGVRARTKAGQELLVEAGREVILCAGAVDTPRLLMHSGVGPKADLEALGIPVVHDLPGVGENLLDHPESVIVWETNGPIPENSAMDSDAGLFVRRDPEADGPDLMFHFYQIPFTDNPERLGYEKPAHGVSMTPNIPKPRSRGRLYLTSADPEVKPALDFRYFTDEEDYDARTLVDGIRLAREIAKTEPLAGWLKREVCPGPEITSDEELSEYARKVAHTVYHPAGTCRMGAVTDDRAVVDPELRIRGLEGVRIADASVFPTMTAVNPMIGVLMVGEKCAELLVSGPAERGDGQ; encoded by the coding sequence ATGCCCCCCGCAGTTGAGAAGATCACGGCTGACTACGTCGTCGTCGGCGGCGGAACCGCCGGCTCGGTCATCGCGTCCCGGCTCGTCGAGGACCCCGGCACGAGCGTCGTCGTCATCGAGGGCGGTCCCACGGACATCGACCGCCCCGACGTCCTCACCCTGCGCCGCTGGCTCGGTCTGCTCGGCGGCGACCTCGACTACGACTACCCCACCGTCGAGCAGCCGCGCGGCAATTCGCACATCCGCCACAGCCGCGCCCGCGTCCTCGGCGGGTGCTCCTCGCACAACACCCTGATCTCCTTCAAGCCGCTGCCCGGTGACTGGGACGAGTGGGCCGCCGCCGGTGCCGAGGGCTGGGACTGGGCGTCCATGGACCCCTACTTCGAGCGGCTGCGGAACAACATCGTCCCGGTCGACGAGAAGGACCGGAACGCCATCGCCCGCGACTTCGTCGAAGCCGCCCAGCGGGCCGCCGGCGTGCCGCGTGTCGAGGGCTTCAACAAGAAGCCGTTCCACGAGGGCGTCGGCTTCTTCGACCTCGCGTACCACCCCGAGAACAACAAGCGTTCCTCCGCGTCCGTCGCCTACCTCCACCCCCACATCGAGGCCGGTGACCGCCCCAACCTCCGCATCCTGCTGGAGACCTGGGCGCACAAGCTGGAGCTGGACGGCACCCGGGCGACCGGCGTCCGCGCCCGGACCAAGGCCGGGCAGGAGCTGCTGGTCGAGGCCGGCCGCGAGGTGATCCTCTGCGCGGGCGCGGTCGACACCCCGCGGCTGCTGATGCACTCCGGCGTCGGCCCCAAGGCGGATCTGGAGGCGCTGGGCATCCCGGTGGTGCACGACCTGCCGGGCGTCGGCGAGAACCTGCTCGACCACCCCGAGTCGGTGATCGTCTGGGAGACGAACGGGCCGATCCCCGAGAACTCGGCGATGGACTCCGACGCGGGCCTCTTCGTCCGCCGCGACCCGGAGGCCGACGGGCCTGACCTGATGTTCCACTTCTACCAGATCCCGTTCACCGACAACCCCGAGCGGCTGGGCTACGAGAAGCCCGCGCACGGCGTGTCGATGACCCCCAACATCCCCAAGCCGCGCAGCCGCGGCCGCCTCTACCTCACCAGTGCCGACCCCGAGGTCAAGCCGGCCCTGGACTTCCGGTACTTCACCGACGAGGAGGACTACGACGCGCGCACGCTCGTCGACGGCATCCGCCTCGCCCGCGAGATCGCGAAGACCGAGCCGCTGGCCGGCTGGCTCAAGCGCGAGGTCTGCCCCGGCCCGGAGATCACCTCCGACGAGGAGCTCAGCGAGTACGCCCGCAAGGTCGCCCACACCGTCTACCACCCGGCCGGCACCTGCCGGATGGGCGCGGTGACCGACGACCGGGCCGTCGTCGACCCCGAGCTGCGGATCCGCGGCCTGGAGGGCGTACGGATCGCCGACGCGTCGGTCTTCCCGACCATGACCGCGGTCAATCCCATGATCGGCGTGCTGATGGTGGGGGAGAAGTGCGCGGAGCTGCTTGTATCGGGCCCGGCCGAAAGGGGTGACGGCCAGTGA
- a CDS encoding glycine betaine/L-proline ABC transporter ATP-binding protein (Members of the family are the ATP-binding subunit of ABC transporters for substrates such as betaine, L-proline or other amino acids, choline, carnitine, etc. The substrate specificity is best determined from the substrate-binding subunit, rather than this subunit, as it interacts with the permease subunit and not with substrate directly.): MPETPETPETPDNASRRSADAKSSRTATGAERPADAKSSRTADAEPARSADAPATTAERAPEPDRATESGGTAAPVFSVRNLWKVFGHRPERVPGSDLADLSPEELREQAGCTVAVRDVSFDVRPGEVFVVMGLSGSGKSTLVRCLTRLIEPTSGSIAIDGEDVRSMDKNALRELRRHRAAMVFQHFGLLPHRTVLDNVAYGLEIQGMAKAERRARAAEMVDKVGLAGMEARRPGQLSGGQQQRVGLARALAADPEVLLFDEPFSALDPLIRRDMQEEVVRLHRDEGRTMVFITHDLSEALRIGDRIALMRGGRVVQCGTPEEIVGSPADDYVRDFVQDVPREQVLTVRRAMRPATLGEARGDTGPTVTAGTTVAEAIDVVARDGKPARVLDGGRCVGIVDFKCLLNVVAGLDGPQRGGRLEKAAA; the protein is encoded by the coding sequence ATGCCCGAGACGCCCGAGACGCCCGAGACGCCGGACAACGCTTCCAGGCGATCCGCGGACGCGAAGTCCTCGCGGACCGCCACCGGGGCCGAGCGCCCCGCCGACGCGAAGTCCTCGCGGACCGCCGATGCCGAGCCCGCCCGCTCGGCCGACGCCCCGGCCACCACCGCCGAGCGCGCTCCGGAGCCCGACCGCGCCACCGAATCCGGCGGCACCGCCGCCCCCGTCTTCTCCGTCCGCAACCTGTGGAAGGTCTTCGGCCACCGCCCCGAGCGCGTCCCGGGCAGCGACCTGGCCGACCTCAGCCCCGAGGAGCTGCGCGAGCAGGCCGGCTGCACCGTCGCCGTCAGGGACGTGTCGTTCGACGTCCGCCCGGGCGAGGTCTTCGTCGTCATGGGCCTCTCCGGCTCCGGCAAGTCCACCCTCGTCCGGTGCCTCACCCGCCTCATCGAGCCCACCAGCGGCAGCATCGCCATCGACGGCGAGGACGTCCGCTCGATGGACAAGAACGCCCTGCGCGAGCTGCGCCGCCACCGCGCCGCCATGGTCTTCCAGCACTTCGGCCTGCTGCCGCACCGCACCGTGCTCGACAACGTCGCCTACGGCCTGGAGATCCAGGGCATGGCCAAGGCCGAACGCCGCGCCCGTGCCGCCGAGATGGTCGACAAGGTCGGCCTGGCGGGCATGGAGGCCCGCCGCCCCGGCCAGCTCTCCGGCGGCCAGCAGCAGCGCGTCGGCCTCGCCCGCGCCCTCGCCGCCGACCCCGAAGTCCTGCTGTTCGACGAGCCGTTCAGCGCCCTCGACCCGCTGATCCGCCGCGACATGCAGGAGGAGGTCGTCCGGCTGCACCGGGACGAGGGCCGGACCATGGTCTTCATCACCCACGACCTGTCCGAGGCGCTGCGCATCGGCGACCGCATCGCGCTGATGCGCGGCGGACGGGTCGTGCAGTGCGGCACCCCCGAGGAGATCGTCGGCTCCCCGGCCGACGACTACGTCCGCGACTTCGTCCAGGACGTCCCCCGGGAGCAGGTCCTCACCGTCCGGCGCGCCATGCGCCCCGCCACCCTCGGCGAGGCACGCGGGGACACCGGGCCCACCGTGACCGCCGGGACGACCGTGGCCGAGGCCATCGACGTCGTCGCCCGCGACGGCAAGCCCGCCCGCGTCCTGGACGGCGGACGCTGCGTGGGGATCGTCGACTTCAAGTGCCTCCTGAACGTCGTCGCGGGACTTGACGGTCCACAGCGCGGCGGACGCCTGGAGAAAGCGGCCGCATGA
- a CDS encoding ABC transporter permease: MSTTSTTPTLATAPDTARFRALLRRPAARKVLALAVAGLVLAPFAHAAWGSGGWPHALTVSLDGPLRSVGDWIVDNRDSHWLFLYFFGHISNVIIGAVHAVYVVLLALGWAGVTAGAALVAWRAAGVRAAVTAVASFAVCGLLDMWVPTMRTLALMAVAVAASVLVGALLGLAAGLSDRTFRVLRPVLDTMQALPAFAYLLPVVLVFGIGVAPAVLATVVYAAPPMARLTALGLRSTDPGVMEAVESLGATGWQRLVTARLPMARKQLLLGLNQTIMMALSMAVIASVIGADGLGDRVYQALSTVDVGAALAAGIPIVLLAIVLDRTTSGGSDGTPVRRGHPAVGWALAAAAVAGFVLTRSHDWPRGWTVAVTEPVNRAKDWMVDHLYSGIPGIGGTADWAAHYTGWVLDPLRDGLQALPWWGAVLLVAALAWAIGTWRTTLTAVLSLSAIGVLGRWDSAMDTLSQVLAAVAVTLVLGFAVAVAVARSRRTERLLRPVLDVFQTMPQFVYLIPVVALFGVGRAPAAAAAVVYALPAVIRIAGEGLRQADPRAMESSTSMGATGRQQLLQVQFPLARNELLLAVNQAVVLVLSVVIIGALVGGGGLGYEVVFGLARGDLATGLVAGASIACLGLMLDRVTQPTKGARDAR; encoded by the coding sequence ATGAGCACCACCAGCACCACCCCCACCCTCGCCACGGCCCCGGACACCGCCCGGTTCCGGGCGCTCCTCCGCCGCCCGGCCGCGCGCAAGGTCCTGGCCCTGGCCGTGGCCGGGCTGGTCCTCGCCCCCTTCGCCCACGCGGCGTGGGGGAGCGGCGGCTGGCCGCACGCGCTGACCGTCTCGCTCGACGGGCCGCTGCGCTCGGTCGGCGACTGGATCGTGGACAACCGTGACAGCCACTGGCTGTTCCTGTACTTCTTCGGCCACATCAGCAACGTCATCATTGGCGCCGTGCACGCCGTCTACGTCGTGCTGCTCGCCCTCGGCTGGGCCGGTGTGACGGCCGGTGCCGCGCTGGTGGCCTGGCGCGCCGCGGGCGTCCGGGCCGCCGTGACGGCCGTGGCGTCGTTCGCCGTCTGCGGCCTGCTGGACATGTGGGTGCCGACGATGCGGACGCTCGCGCTGATGGCCGTCGCCGTCGCCGCGTCCGTCCTCGTCGGCGCGCTCCTCGGCCTCGCGGCCGGGCTGTCCGACCGGACGTTCCGCGTCCTGCGGCCCGTCCTGGACACCATGCAGGCGCTGCCCGCTTTCGCCTACCTGCTGCCCGTCGTCCTCGTCTTCGGCATCGGCGTGGCCCCGGCCGTCCTCGCGACCGTCGTCTACGCGGCGCCGCCGATGGCCCGGCTCACCGCGCTCGGCCTGCGCTCCACCGACCCCGGCGTCATGGAGGCCGTGGAGTCGCTGGGCGCGACCGGCTGGCAGCGGCTGGTCACGGCACGCCTGCCGATGGCCCGCAAGCAGCTGCTGCTGGGCCTCAACCAGACGATCATGATGGCGCTGTCGATGGCCGTCATCGCCTCCGTCATCGGCGCGGACGGCCTCGGCGACCGCGTCTACCAGGCACTCTCCACCGTCGACGTGGGCGCCGCGCTGGCCGCCGGCATCCCGATCGTGCTGCTGGCGATCGTCCTCGACCGCACCACCTCGGGAGGCTCCGACGGCACCCCCGTCCGCCGGGGCCACCCCGCGGTCGGCTGGGCGCTCGCCGCGGCGGCCGTCGCCGGGTTCGTCCTGACCCGCTCGCACGACTGGCCGCGCGGCTGGACCGTCGCCGTCACCGAGCCCGTCAACCGGGCGAAGGACTGGATGGTCGACCACCTCTACTCCGGCATCCCGGGCATCGGCGGCACCGCCGACTGGGCGGCCCACTACACCGGCTGGGTCCTCGACCCGCTGCGCGACGGCCTCCAGGCGCTGCCCTGGTGGGGCGCCGTGCTGCTGGTCGCCGCCCTGGCCTGGGCCATCGGCACCTGGCGCACCACCCTGACGGCCGTCCTGTCGCTCTCCGCGATCGGCGTGCTCGGCCGCTGGGACAGCGCCATGGACACCCTCTCGCAGGTGCTCGCCGCCGTCGCCGTGACGCTCGTCCTCGGCTTCGCCGTCGCCGTCGCGGTGGCCCGCAGCCGCCGCACCGAGCGGCTGCTGCGGCCGGTGCTGGACGTGTTCCAGACCATGCCGCAGTTCGTCTACCTGATCCCGGTGGTCGCCCTGTTCGGCGTGGGCCGGGCGCCCGCCGCCGCGGCGGCCGTCGTCTACGCGCTGCCCGCCGTCATCCGCATCGCGGGCGAGGGGCTGCGGCAGGCCGACCCGCGGGCCATGGAGTCGTCGACGTCCATGGGCGCGACCGGCCGGCAGCAGTTGCTCCAGGTCCAGTTCCCGCTGGCGCGCAACGAGTTGCTGCTCGCCGTCAACCAGGCCGTGGTGCTCGTCCTGTCCGTCGTCATCATCGGCGCCCTGGTGGGCGGTGGCGGCCTCGGCTACGAGGTGGTCTTCGGCCTCGCCCGCGGCGATCTCGCCACCGGCCTCGTCGCCGGCGCCTCGATCGCCTGCCTGGGGCTGATGCTCGACCGGGTCACCCAGCCGACGAAGGGAGCGCGTGATGCGCGGTAA
- a CDS encoding ABC transporter substrate-binding protein has product MRGKWIAGAAALGLLTLTGCGAADMTKQGSPYANAAGTKSVTLSVQSWVGARANTAVAQYLLEHELGYRVDTVQVDEVPAWDALSQGRVDAIMEDWGHPEQEKRYVSDKKTVADGGDLGVTGHIGWWVPKYFADAHPDVTDWRNLNKYASQLKTPESRGKGQLLDGSPSYVTHDKALVNNLKLDYQVVFAGSEAAQITQIKQFAKDRKPFLTYWYEPQWLFNEVPMVEVKLPPYSDACGTKGESDPDSVDCAYPTTPLKKFLNADFARKGGDAARFLKNFRWTKRDQNEVAQLMAEDKLPADKAAAKWVKAHPEVWKKWL; this is encoded by the coding sequence ATGCGCGGTAAGTGGATCGCCGGTGCGGCGGCCCTCGGCCTCCTGACCCTCACCGGTTGCGGCGCGGCCGACATGACCAAGCAGGGCTCGCCGTACGCCAACGCGGCCGGCACGAAGTCCGTGACGCTCTCCGTGCAGTCCTGGGTCGGCGCCCGCGCCAACACGGCTGTCGCCCAGTACCTGCTGGAGCACGAGCTCGGCTACCGCGTCGACACCGTCCAGGTCGACGAGGTCCCCGCCTGGGACGCGCTCAGCCAGGGCCGGGTGGACGCCATCATGGAGGACTGGGGCCACCCCGAGCAGGAGAAGCGTTACGTCAGCGACAAGAAGACCGTCGCGGACGGCGGCGACCTCGGGGTCACCGGCCACATCGGCTGGTGGGTCCCCAAGTACTTCGCCGACGCCCACCCCGACGTCACCGACTGGCGGAACCTCAACAAGTACGCGTCGCAGCTCAAGACCCCGGAGAGCCGCGGCAAGGGCCAGCTCCTCGACGGCTCGCCGTCGTACGTCACCCACGACAAGGCGCTGGTGAACAACCTGAAGCTCGACTACCAGGTCGTCTTCGCCGGTTCGGAGGCGGCGCAGATCACCCAGATCAAGCAGTTCGCCAAGGACCGCAAGCCGTTCCTGACGTACTGGTACGAGCCGCAGTGGCTGTTCAACGAGGTGCCGATGGTGGAGGTCAAGCTTCCGCCGTACTCGGACGCCTGCGGGACGAAGGGCGAGTCGGACCCCGACTCCGTCGACTGCGCCTACCCGACCACCCCGCTGAAGAAGTTCCTCAACGCCGACTTCGCCCGCAAGGGCGGCGACGCGGCCCGCTTCCTGAAGAACTTCCGCTGGACGAAGCGGGACCAGAACGAGGTCGCCCAGCTGATGGCCGAGGACAAGCTGCCGGCCGACAAGGCGGCGGCGAAGTGGGTGAAGGCGCACCCGGAGGTGTGGAAGAAGTGGCTCTGA
- a CDS encoding aminoglycoside phosphotransferase family protein, which produces MLVIPEGFARLTITREGDAGRAWLTRLPALAGDLLRRWACVPDGPVTHGQVGTVVPVRRGDGTPAVLKVSFPHPGNVHEPDAFAVWDGRGAVRLLERDDERFAMLLERAGTGALAELPDADEAMAVAGRLARRLAVPAPPGLPRLRDRAQEWEEGLGKDAERLGHPLPSAVLDAALATARELAPVQPDTLVHGDLHAANVLRGDREPWLAIDPKGFAGDPAYDAFTLLRSRAADLLTAPDLGTALLRRLAVFAEAAELDRERTVRWAQLRCVQAALWGRDHGDPEWLVGMYDHVAGLLTMSIS; this is translated from the coding sequence ATGCTCGTGATTCCAGAGGGATTTGCCCGGCTGACCATCACCCGCGAGGGCGACGCGGGGCGCGCCTGGCTCACCCGGCTGCCCGCGCTGGCCGGGGACCTGCTCCGGCGCTGGGCGTGCGTACCGGACGGACCCGTCACCCACGGCCAGGTCGGCACAGTCGTCCCCGTCCGCCGGGGCGACGGCACTCCCGCCGTGCTGAAGGTCTCCTTCCCCCACCCCGGGAACGTCCACGAACCCGACGCGTTCGCCGTCTGGGACGGCCGCGGCGCCGTCCGCCTCCTCGAACGCGACGACGAGCGCTTCGCGATGCTGCTGGAGCGGGCGGGCACCGGCGCGCTCGCCGAACTCCCCGACGCCGACGAGGCCATGGCGGTCGCCGGCCGGCTCGCCCGCCGCCTGGCCGTGCCCGCCCCGCCCGGCCTTCCCCGGCTGCGCGACCGGGCCCAGGAGTGGGAGGAGGGCCTGGGCAAGGACGCCGAACGGCTCGGACACCCGCTGCCCTCCGCCGTCCTGGACGCCGCTCTCGCGACCGCCCGCGAGCTGGCCCCCGTACAGCCCGACACCCTCGTCCACGGCGACCTCCACGCCGCCAACGTGCTGCGCGGCGACCGCGAGCCGTGGCTCGCCATCGACCCCAAGGGCTTCGCCGGCGATCCGGCCTACGACGCGTTCACGCTCCTGCGGAGCCGGGCCGCCGACCTGCTCACCGCCCCGGACCTGGGCACGGCGCTGCTCCGCCGCCTCGCGGTGTTCGCCGAGGCGGCGGAGCTGGACCGCGAACGGACGGTCCGCTGGGCACAGTTGCGCTGCGTTCAGGCCGCGCTCTGGGGGCGCGACCACGGTGATCCGGAGTGGCTGGTGGGGATGTACGACCACGTGGCCGGGCTCCTCACCATGAGCATCAGCTGA
- a CDS encoding isocitrate lyase/phosphoenolpyruvate mutase family protein, translating to MTAAAFRALHHGRPAGDPLVLAGPWDAGSARAFADAGFAALATPSAAVAASLGVADGDVPAAEMFAAVARVVRAVDVPVSADLEDGYGLPARELVERILETGAVGCNLEDTDRTTGRLLDPREQADRLADVRAEAGDALFLNARIDSWLRGASDEDARERARLYAAAGADCVYPILAPEGALAAIGAAAGLPVNAMAKPESSAPHRLGRLGADRITFGKGMFLRSMTAAGAIAAELHVG from the coding sequence ATGACGGCCGCGGCGTTCCGCGCCCTGCACCACGGGCGGCCGGCCGGCGATCCGCTGGTCCTGGCCGGCCCATGGGACGCGGGCAGCGCCCGGGCCTTCGCCGACGCCGGTTTCGCCGCGCTGGCCACGCCCAGCGCGGCGGTGGCGGCGTCGCTGGGCGTGGCGGACGGCGACGTTCCGGCCGCGGAGATGTTCGCGGCGGTCGCCCGCGTCGTACGGGCGGTGGACGTACCCGTCTCCGCCGACCTGGAGGACGGCTACGGGCTCCCGGCCCGGGAACTGGTCGAACGCATCCTGGAGACCGGTGCGGTCGGCTGCAACCTGGAGGACACCGACCGGACCACCGGACGGCTCCTGGACCCGCGCGAGCAGGCCGACCGGCTGGCCGACGTCCGGGCGGAGGCCGGCGACGCCCTGTTCCTCAACGCCCGGATCGACAGCTGGCTGCGCGGCGCTTCCGACGAGGACGCGCGGGAGCGGGCCCGGCTGTACGCGGCGGCGGGCGCGGACTGCGTGTACCCGATCCTCGCCCCGGAGGGTGCCCTGGCCGCGATCGGCGCGGCCGCCGGCCTACCGGTCAACGCCATGGCCAAGCCGGAGAGTTCGGCTCCGCACCGGCTGGGCCGGCTGGGCGCGGACCGGATCACCTTCGGGAAGGGGATGTTCCTGCGGTCCATGACGGCGGCGGGGGCGATCGCAGCGGAACTCCACGTCGGCTGA
- a CDS encoding carboxymuconolactone decarboxylase family protein — protein sequence MTETTKNATSTGHTGTHQHGPRMEYAQAAPDVYKAMYALERAAIEGLDHTLVELVKIRASQLNHCAFCLDMHTKDARKAGESEDRIYLLSAWREATGYYTEKEQAALALTEAVTVITDGFVPDEVWDEAADAFDEKELAQLIAVIVAINAWNRFAVTTRAVPGAYQAR from the coding sequence ATGACCGAGACCACGAAGAACGCCACGTCCACCGGGCACACCGGCACCCACCAGCACGGCCCGCGCATGGAGTACGCGCAGGCCGCCCCCGACGTCTACAAGGCCATGTACGCCCTGGAGCGGGCCGCCATCGAGGGCCTGGACCACACCCTCGTCGAACTGGTCAAGATCCGCGCCTCGCAGCTCAACCACTGCGCGTTCTGCCTCGACATGCACACCAAGGACGCCCGCAAGGCCGGCGAGTCCGAGGACCGCATCTACCTGCTGAGCGCGTGGCGGGAGGCGACCGGCTACTACACCGAGAAGGAGCAGGCGGCGCTCGCCCTCACCGAGGCCGTCACCGTCATCACCGACGGCTTCGTGCCGGACGAGGTCTGGGACGAGGCCGCCGACGCCTTCGACGAGAAGGAGCTGGCCCAGCTCATCGCGGTGATCGTCGCGATCAACGCGTGGAACCGGTTCGCCGTGACCACCCGCGCGGTGCCCGGCGCCTACCAGGCCCGTTGA
- a CDS encoding PLP-dependent aminotransferase family protein: MEKSWATSAAAGTTGAPAASGRGGTVSGADLHLDLSGPGGVRAALVRALRDAVRSGRLAPGTRLPSSRSLAGDLGMARNTVADAYGELVAEGWLTARQGSGTRVAQAPAGRSAAGRSTSAGGPVRPPARPLHDLRTGTADIASFPRTAWAAAARRALTAAPNEAFGYGDVRGRVELRTALADYLARARGVRADPERIVVCAGFMQGLALLGDVLRRRGTRATAVESYGFWQHHDVFARAGLRLVPLPVDGRGADVTGLDGRRDVGAVLLTPAHQFPTGVPLHPDRRTAVVEWAGRTGGLVVEDDYDGEFRYDGRQVGALQGLAPDRVVYCGTTSKSLSPALRLSWMVLPEDLADEVVRAKSTGEWRTSTLEQLTLAEFITSGAYDRHVRSMRLRYRRRRDRLVAALAEHAPHIRVTGIAAGLHVVLELPPGTERSTLQAAHWQGLALEGLSRYRHSAAPPLPPGGPDGVIVAYGTPADHTFPGVLEALLRSLPPPD; encoded by the coding sequence ATGGAGAAATCGTGGGCCACTTCCGCCGCCGCAGGTACCACTGGCGCCCCGGCCGCTTCCGGGCGCGGCGGGACCGTCTCCGGGGCCGATCTGCACCTCGACCTCTCCGGGCCGGGCGGGGTGCGGGCCGCGCTGGTCAGGGCGTTGCGGGACGCCGTGCGCTCCGGTCGGCTCGCCCCCGGCACCCGGCTGCCGTCCTCCCGCTCCCTCGCCGGCGACCTCGGCATGGCCCGCAACACCGTCGCCGACGCGTACGGGGAGCTGGTGGCCGAGGGCTGGCTCACCGCCCGGCAGGGCTCGGGCACCCGGGTGGCCCAGGCGCCCGCCGGCCGGTCGGCGGCGGGCCGGTCCACGTCCGCCGGGGGGCCCGTACGCCCGCCCGCGCGCCCCCTGCACGACCTGCGCACCGGCACCGCGGACATCGCCTCCTTCCCGCGCACCGCCTGGGCCGCCGCGGCCCGGCGCGCGCTCACCGCCGCGCCCAACGAGGCGTTCGGGTACGGCGACGTGCGCGGCCGCGTCGAACTGCGCACCGCCCTCGCCGACTACCTGGCGCGGGCCCGGGGCGTACGCGCCGACCCCGAACGGATCGTCGTCTGCGCGGGCTTCATGCAGGGCCTCGCGCTCCTCGGGGACGTCCTGCGGCGGCGGGGGACGCGCGCCACGGCGGTCGAGTCGTACGGCTTCTGGCAGCACCACGACGTGTTCGCGCGGGCGGGCCTGCGGCTGGTGCCGCTCCCGGTCGACGGCCGCGGCGCCGACGTGACCGGGCTGGACGGGCGACGGGACGTCGGCGCGGTCCTCCTCACCCCCGCCCACCAGTTCCCCACCGGCGTCCCCCTCCACCCCGACCGCCGGACCGCCGTCGTGGAGTGGGCCGGGCGCACCGGCGGCCTGGTCGTGGAGGACGACTACGACGGCGAGTTCCGGTACGACGGACGGCAGGTCGGCGCGCTCCAGGGCCTGGCCCCGGACCGCGTCGTCTACTGCGGCACCACGAGCAAGTCGCTCTCGCCCGCCCTGCGGCTGTCCTGGATGGTGCTGCCGGAGGACCTGGCCGACGAGGTCGTGCGGGCCAAATCGACGGGGGAGTGGCGCACGAGCACCCTGGAACAGCTCACGCTCGCCGAGTTCATCACCTCCGGCGCGTACGACCGCCACGTCCGATCGATGCGGCTGCGCTACCGGCGCCGCCGCGACCGGCTCGTCGCCGCCCTCGCCGAGCACGCCCCGCACATCCGGGTCACCGGCATCGCCGCGGGGCTGCACGTCGTCCTCGAACTCCCGCCCGGCACCGAGCGGTCCACCCTCCAGGCGGCCCACTGGCAGGGGCTGGCCCTGGAAGGGCTGAGCCGCTACCGCCACTCCGCCGCGCCGCCTCTCCCGCCCGGCGGCCCCGACGGCGTGATCGTCGCCTATGGGACACCGGCCGACCACACCTTCCCCGGCGTCCTGGAGGCGCTGCTGCGGTCCCTGCCGCCGCCGGACTGA